Proteins encoded in a region of the Halostella limicola genome:
- a CDS encoding MEDS domain-containing protein codes for MSQRTIPTDRSDVLNLDSGLEALDASDEFHGSVECLDGDHCNDHFAMIYESREEQFEAVVPFVRQGLEDGERCLFVVDETPEPVVKAALRDAGVDVDDAVDSGALSFHGVGETYLRNGEFDPDEMIDFYDGAIDDATAGYNALRVVADTGWILDETTDTEKFMAYESRVNDLFRGEDCIALCQYDRDLTPPDVLRDVIETHPHLIYDGTACHNFYYTPPEEFFGPDAPDNEIDRMMGTLVDRTEARTALQQRERDFRELYETTSDPDLDFEGKLARLLELGRERFDLGIGFLAHVDGDAFRVIDAVGDHERIQPGDTAPLSETYCRQLIDSAEPMGVTDAPAEGWEDDPAYGIYGLDSYVGTTVTAGAETYGTLCFADRSRRNEPFTDAEYTFLELMGQWLSYELDREERERYLREQNEITASPDMGFEEKLQQLFDLGCERFGLEFGGMARVDPDADAFEIEHVSGDHEHFEPGFELPLSETYCTAPIESGRATGVADPEGYEDVTVYREFGLQSYLGTHVEVDGGDDRTFFFVSSERRDAPFTEEELTYQRLLGQWVKYELERERRERRLATLNDASRDLMAAESATEVTDCVVDAADGLQMPITAAALWDEQDGSLRPAGRTDAAEALDGVAPFAAGDGIGWRAFVENESLRETAPTGEGGAITDVVAHPIGSQGVVVTGTTEPNGFRSAELEFAQTVAANTSAAVCRAERERQLHDRESTLAEQKESLERLRRINDTIRDIQQALVSASSRAEIAEVVCRHLADVGPYDLAWIGDHDRASGEVRPNEWAGTEKGFLDEVDVTTGGDGDDRSPTAAAVESRETVVVNRLLDDPPFDPWRQAALSRGYHAAIALPLGHEDSRFGVLTVYASESGVFDDLERAVLSELSDTVAYAVNAVESKKALVNDEVTELTFEIAEEEFPIVRVVRETDCEFTYENVVLRADGGLRMFFCTRGAAAADVEAFASELPITGLELLSEREVDGETVCRFEVALSDESVTATVLDHGGRIGDVRLDDDAASVRVDLAAAAETREFVEMFASKFPSSELVAKHTRERPQRTLGRFRAELTEDLTDRQLETLQTAYCSGYFEKPRLRTGSEVAASMDISQPTFNNHLRAAQRKVCDELFEAEN; via the coding sequence ATGAGTCAACGTACGATACCCACCGACCGATCCGACGTACTGAACCTGGACAGCGGTCTCGAAGCGCTCGACGCGAGCGACGAGTTCCACGGCTCCGTCGAGTGTCTCGACGGCGACCACTGCAACGACCACTTCGCGATGATCTACGAGAGCCGCGAGGAGCAGTTCGAGGCCGTCGTCCCGTTCGTTCGACAGGGGCTCGAAGACGGCGAGCGGTGTCTGTTCGTCGTCGACGAGACCCCCGAGCCCGTGGTGAAAGCGGCGCTGCGTGACGCCGGCGTCGACGTCGACGACGCGGTCGATTCGGGCGCGCTGTCGTTTCACGGCGTCGGGGAAACCTACCTCCGGAACGGCGAGTTCGACCCCGACGAGATGATCGACTTCTACGACGGGGCGATCGACGACGCCACCGCGGGGTACAACGCGCTCCGCGTGGTCGCCGACACGGGCTGGATCCTCGACGAGACGACGGACACGGAGAAGTTCATGGCGTACGAGTCCCGGGTGAACGACCTCTTCCGCGGCGAGGACTGCATCGCGCTGTGCCAGTACGACCGCGACCTGACGCCGCCGGACGTCCTCCGGGACGTCATCGAGACGCACCCGCATCTCATCTACGACGGCACCGCCTGCCACAACTTCTACTACACGCCGCCCGAGGAGTTCTTCGGCCCCGACGCGCCGGACAACGAGATCGACCGGATGATGGGGACGCTGGTCGACCGAACCGAGGCCCGAACGGCGCTCCAACAGCGGGAGCGGGACTTCCGCGAACTGTACGAGACGACGTCGGATCCGGACCTCGACTTCGAGGGCAAGCTCGCACGCCTCCTCGAACTCGGCCGGGAGCGGTTCGACCTGGGCATCGGCTTCCTCGCGCACGTGGACGGCGACGCGTTCCGGGTGATCGACGCGGTCGGCGACCACGAGCGGATCCAGCCCGGCGACACAGCCCCGCTCTCGGAGACGTACTGTCGGCAGTTGATCGACTCGGCCGAGCCGATGGGCGTCACCGACGCCCCCGCAGAGGGGTGGGAGGACGACCCCGCGTACGGGATCTACGGGCTCGACTCCTACGTCGGCACGACCGTCACCGCCGGCGCGGAGACGTACGGGACGCTCTGCTTCGCGGACCGCTCCCGCCGGAACGAGCCGTTCACCGACGCGGAGTACACGTTCCTCGAACTGATGGGGCAGTGGTTGAGCTACGAACTCGACCGCGAGGAGCGCGAGCGCTATCTCCGCGAGCAAAACGAGATAACCGCGAGCCCGGACATGGGGTTCGAGGAGAAGTTGCAGCAGCTCTTCGACCTCGGCTGCGAGCGGTTCGGCCTCGAATTCGGCGGGATGGCGCGCGTCGATCCCGACGCGGACGCCTTCGAGATAGAGCACGTCAGCGGCGACCACGAGCACTTCGAACCGGGCTTCGAACTCCCGCTCTCCGAGACGTACTGCACTGCCCCGATAGAGAGCGGGCGGGCGACCGGGGTGGCGGACCCGGAGGGGTACGAGGACGTCACCGTCTACCGGGAGTTCGGCCTGCAGTCGTACCTCGGGACGCACGTCGAGGTCGACGGCGGGGACGACCGGACGTTCTTCTTCGTCTCCTCCGAGCGCCGCGACGCGCCGTTCACGGAGGAGGAACTCACGTACCAGCGGCTACTGGGCCAGTGGGTGAAGTACGAACTCGAACGCGAGCGGCGCGAGCGCCGCCTCGCGACGCTCAACGACGCGAGCCGCGACCTGATGGCGGCCGAGTCGGCGACCGAAGTGACCGACTGCGTCGTCGATGCCGCTGACGGTCTGCAGATGCCGATCACGGCGGCCGCCCTCTGGGACGAGCAGGACGGCTCCCTGCGACCGGCGGGGCGCACCGACGCCGCCGAGGCGCTCGACGGCGTCGCGCCCTTCGCTGCGGGCGACGGGATCGGCTGGCGCGCCTTCGTCGAGAACGAGTCCCTCCGCGAGACGGCCCCGACAGGCGAAGGGGGCGCGATCACGGACGTCGTCGCCCATCCGATCGGGAGCCAGGGCGTCGTCGTCACCGGGACGACCGAGCCGAACGGGTTCCGATCGGCCGAACTGGAGTTCGCACAGACCGTCGCCGCAAACACGAGCGCGGCGGTCTGTCGCGCCGAGCGCGAGCGGCAGCTGCACGACCGGGAATCGACGCTCGCCGAGCAGAAGGAGTCGCTGGAGCGGCTCCGCCGGATCAACGACACCATCCGCGACATCCAGCAGGCGCTCGTCAGCGCGTCGAGCCGGGCGGAGATAGCCGAGGTCGTCTGCCGGCACCTCGCGGACGTCGGCCCGTACGACCTCGCCTGGATCGGCGACCACGACCGCGCGAGCGGCGAGGTCCGCCCGAACGAGTGGGCGGGCACCGAGAAGGGGTTTCTGGACGAGGTCGACGTCACGACCGGCGGGGACGGGGACGACCGGTCCCCGACCGCGGCCGCTGTCGAGTCCCGAGAGACCGTAGTCGTCAACCGCCTGCTCGACGACCCGCCGTTCGACCCCTGGCGACAGGCGGCGCTCAGTCGCGGGTACCACGCCGCCATCGCCCTGCCGCTCGGCCACGAGGACAGCCGCTTCGGCGTCCTCACGGTCTACGCCTCCGAGTCGGGCGTCTTCGACGATCTCGAACGCGCGGTCCTGTCGGAGCTTTCAGACACCGTCGCGTACGCGGTCAACGCCGTCGAGAGCAAGAAGGCGCTGGTCAACGACGAGGTGACGGAGCTGACGTTCGAGATCGCCGAGGAGGAGTTCCCCATCGTCCGGGTCGTCCGGGAGACCGACTGCGAGTTCACCTACGAGAACGTCGTCCTGCGTGCTGACGGCGGCCTCCGCATGTTCTTCTGCACCCGGGGTGCCGCGGCCGCCGACGTGGAGGCGTTCGCCTCCGAGCTACCGATCACGGGGCTAGAGCTGCTCTCCGAACGTGAGGTCGACGGGGAGACGGTCTGCCGGTTCGAGGTCGCCCTGTCCGACGAGAGCGTCACCGCGACCGTGCTCGACCACGGCGGCAGGATCGGCGACGTTCGGCTGGACGACGACGCCGCGAGCGTCCGGGTCGACCTCGCCGCCGCCGCCGAAACGCGCGAGTTCGTCGAGATGTTCGCGTCGAAGTTCCCGTCGTCCGAACTGGTCGCCAAACACACCCGGGAGCGGCCACAGCGAACGCTCGGCCGGTTCCGCGCCGAACTGACCGAGGACCTCACGGATCGGCAACTGGAGACGTTGCAGACCGCGTACTGTAGCGGGTACTTCGAGAAGCCTCGACTCCGGACGGGGAGCGAGGTCGCGGCGTCCATGGACATCTCCCAGCCAACGTTCAACAACCACCTCCGCGCCGCACAGCGCAAGGTGTGCGACGAACTGTTCGAGGCGGAGAACTAG
- a CDS encoding NAD(P)/FAD-dependent oxidoreductase, with the protein MTQSYVIIGDGIAGSSAAETLREEDPEADITVITDEGEALYNRILIKEFAKGKLPEAPISIHEEDWYAERDIDLALNTHVTEIDPDAHEIHTHEGDIHEYDKLLVATGGTPTQLPVENSDAEGIHHFWTFQDARKIAEHAEEAETGAVVGAGLLGIDLAAICGAQDVDANYFMRGNRWWRYALSEEGAEIIHEGLREKGVTPVFESGVDRFVTDDDGRVTATVTPDGEEHDSDFVGVAIGLDFNTEVLRGTGVETDDGVVVDEYMQTNVDDIYAAGDLTRFYDTILNEHGQNGSWGSAKEQGQVAAQNMVADGEEEAFRWVSSYSITHFDFPFLSFGHPTLGDEHVERKYSDTEWRRLALKDGKIIGGVLIGDLAPQSAYKQLVREERDVGDQTDVLLEKEVDLDKLDAPAKEQ; encoded by the coding sequence ATGACCCAGTCGTACGTAATCATCGGTGACGGGATCGCGGGGAGTTCCGCGGCCGAGACGCTTCGGGAGGAGGACCCCGAGGCCGACATCACCGTCATCACCGATGAAGGAGAAGCCCTGTACAATCGCATTCTCATCAAGGAGTTCGCGAAGGGGAAACTGCCCGAAGCCCCCATCTCCATCCACGAGGAAGACTGGTACGCCGAGCGCGACATCGACCTCGCGCTGAACACGCACGTCACGGAGATCGACCCCGACGCCCACGAGATCCACACCCACGAGGGCGACATCCACGAGTACGACAAACTGCTCGTCGCCACGGGCGGCACGCCGACGCAGCTCCCGGTCGAGAACAGCGACGCCGAGGGGATCCACCACTTCTGGACGTTCCAGGACGCCCGCAAGATCGCCGAGCACGCGGAGGAGGCCGAGACGGGCGCCGTCGTCGGCGCGGGCCTGCTCGGCATCGACCTCGCGGCGATCTGCGGCGCGCAGGACGTCGACGCCAACTACTTCATGCGCGGCAACCGCTGGTGGCGCTACGCGCTCTCGGAGGAGGGCGCCGAGATCATCCACGAGGGCCTGCGCGAGAAGGGCGTCACGCCCGTCTTCGAGTCCGGCGTCGACCGCTTCGTCACGGACGACGACGGCCGCGTCACCGCGACGGTCACCCCCGACGGCGAGGAGCACGACAGCGACTTCGTCGGCGTCGCCATCGGTCTCGACTTCAACACGGAGGTGCTGCGGGGCACCGGCGTCGAGACCGACGACGGCGTCGTCGTCGACGAGTACATGCAGACGAACGTCGACGACATCTACGCGGCCGGCGACCTGACGCGGTTCTATGACACCATCCTCAACGAGCACGGCCAGAACGGCTCGTGGGGCAGCGCGAAGGAGCAAGGGCAGGTCGCAGCGCAGAACATGGTCGCCGACGGCGAGGAGGAAGCGTTCCGCTGGGTCTCCTCGTACTCGATCACCCACTTCGACTTCCCCTTCCTCTCGTTCGGCCACCCGACCCTCGGCGACGAACACGTCGAGCGCAAGTACAGCGACACGGAGTGGCGCCGCCTCGCGCTCAAGGACGGCAAGATCATCGGCGGCGTCCTCATCGGCGACCTCGCGCCCCAGAGCGCTTACAAGCAGCTCGTCCGCGAGGAGCGCGACGTCGGCGACCAGACTGACGTCCTCCTGGAGAAGGAAGTCGACCTCGACAAGCTCGACGCCCCCGCGAAGGAGCAGTAA
- a CDS encoding DUF6149 family protein: MKIRQNVRHWAAKKSLTTPVVGNVVRSKLVDLHTSIFLDKADEARKAERKDHLDAFFDATFDAYVAALEAGFTEAQAREITHIQANFDFYNRGWTEMMEFPGDELETHYERYADFFDRHGITIDDPLGEFRPPGGVPDAPSTPEKLDDPEHPHAEGGFADDVYVEDEEGNLVVGGQDEPADVDVSDAPGVDEGSEREGEA; encoded by the coding sequence ATGAAGATCCGCCAGAACGTTCGCCACTGGGCCGCGAAGAAGTCCCTCACCACGCCGGTCGTCGGGAACGTGGTGCGGAGCAAGCTCGTCGACCTCCACACGAGCATCTTCCTCGACAAGGCCGACGAGGCCCGCAAGGCGGAGCGAAAGGACCACCTCGACGCCTTCTTCGACGCCACCTTCGACGCCTACGTCGCCGCGCTCGAGGCCGGCTTCACGGAGGCGCAGGCCCGGGAGATCACCCACATCCAGGCCAACTTCGACTTCTACAACCGCGGCTGGACCGAGATGATGGAGTTCCCGGGCGACGAACTGGAGACCCACTACGAGCGCTACGCCGACTTCTTCGACCGGCACGGGATCACCATCGACGACCCCCTCGGCGAGTTCCGCCCGCCGGGCGGCGTCCCGGACGCGCCGTCGACGCCCGAGAAACTCGACGACCCCGAACACCCCCACGCCGAGGGCGGATTCGCCGACGACGTGTACGTGGAGGACGAGGAGGGCAACCTCGTCGTCGGCGGGCAGGACGAGCCCGCGGACGTCGATGTCTCCGACGCACCCGGGGTCGACGAGGGCAGCGAGCGCGAGGGCGAAGCCTAA
- a CDS encoding IucA/IucC family protein has protein sequence MTPVPEDDHRRDRNPVTPRTAAERGAFAAAAHYARVHALATPPEAAYRDALPAARREICHRLVRGLIRGSPAGLCEARIVAVDAPRVPDDPSPLTALSAEALRDAAEPLPATVDRLALLPFPAGESVVVAGVAAVHGYDRYRFAGPARRWSPADGAETVAHPVDLVPLVERAGAFADAAQADRIRGELEESVANLALARLAQRVHADAVEDAEGSPLDAVAEGVPAAAPAVAFERVTTGGHPFHPGGKIRRGMTATDALSYAPEFADRISLRFVAVDRACALETSAAEADRFTERVLAAFDGLRGAVERAVPAGRDADEYAVVPVHPWQYHHEIPDRYADQRRDGRVALVDDYSHPASPQLNLRTVVPHDTDRLAADAPPRLKLAIGVQTTNVERTLSPHAVTNGPQVTDLLSAVTDRESFETLGFLAEPAATCYYPPGGTHVEGEPFDEARHLSGLYRRPPEAHPLVPDGALPVVASSLIADDPATGHPVVADLIDEYAGATGTTRAGDAAVDFVREYAGVVVPEQLRLLSAYGVALESHLQNSVVAFDGARPVATLVRDFGGIRVHGGRLAERGLSMDPYPESDLDADGEGDIHRKLYYALFQNHLAELVAAVAAERSVDEADCWAAVRSACDAAFDRLLADPVVPAERVRRDRAALYADPATHKALTAMRLRGKRHEYVTSDVSNPLAEE, from the coding sequence GTGACCCCAGTGCCCGAAGACGACCACCGACGCGACCGGAACCCCGTCACCCCGCGGACGGCCGCCGAACGAGGAGCGTTCGCCGCCGCCGCGCACTACGCGCGCGTTCACGCCCTCGCGACGCCGCCCGAAGCGGCCTATCGCGACGCGCTGCCGGCCGCCCGCCGCGAGATATGTCACCGGCTCGTGCGCGGGCTGATACGGGGCTCGCCCGCGGGACTGTGCGAGGCGCGGATCGTCGCCGTGGACGCGCCGCGCGTCCCCGACGACCCCTCACCGCTGACGGCTCTCTCCGCCGAGGCGCTGCGGGACGCCGCTGAACCGCTCCCGGCGACAGTGGACCGCCTCGCGCTGCTCCCCTTCCCGGCCGGCGAGAGCGTCGTCGTCGCGGGCGTCGCCGCGGTCCACGGCTACGACCGGTATCGGTTCGCCGGGCCGGCGCGGCGGTGGTCGCCCGCGGACGGCGCGGAGACGGTCGCTCACCCGGTCGACCTCGTCCCGCTCGTCGAGCGGGCCGGCGCGTTCGCGGACGCCGCGCAGGCCGACCGGATCCGCGGCGAACTCGAAGAGAGCGTCGCGAACCTCGCGCTGGCGCGTCTCGCGCAGCGCGTCCACGCCGACGCGGTCGAGGACGCTGAAGGCTCGCCGCTCGACGCGGTGGCCGAAGGCGTCCCCGCCGCCGCGCCGGCCGTCGCGTTCGAGCGCGTCACGACGGGCGGGCACCCGTTCCACCCCGGCGGCAAGATCCGGCGGGGGATGACGGCGACCGACGCGCTGTCGTACGCGCCCGAGTTCGCGGACCGGATCTCGCTCCGCTTCGTCGCCGTCGACCGGGCGTGCGCGCTAGAGACCAGCGCCGCGGAGGCGGACCGGTTCACCGAGCGCGTCCTCGCCGCGTTCGACGGGCTTCGCGGCGCGGTCGAGCGCGCCGTACCGGCCGGCCGCGACGCCGACGAGTACGCCGTGGTGCCGGTTCACCCGTGGCAGTACCACCACGAGATCCCCGACCGGTACGCCGACCAGCGCCGCGACGGGCGGGTAGCGCTCGTCGACGACTACTCGCACCCGGCGTCGCCGCAGCTGAACCTCCGGACGGTCGTCCCGCACGACACCGACCGGCTGGCGGCCGACGCGCCGCCGCGGCTCAAGCTCGCTATCGGCGTCCAGACGACGAACGTCGAGCGGACGCTGTCGCCCCACGCGGTGACGAACGGGCCACAGGTGACCGACCTGTTGTCGGCCGTGACGGACCGGGAGTCGTTCGAGACCCTCGGCTTCCTCGCCGAACCCGCCGCGACCTGCTACTACCCGCCCGGCGGCACGCACGTCGAGGGGGAGCCGTTCGACGAGGCGCGGCACCTCTCGGGGCTGTACCGGCGGCCGCCGGAGGCCCATCCGCTGGTGCCCGACGGCGCGCTCCCCGTGGTCGCGTCGAGCCTGATCGCGGACGACCCGGCCACCGGCCACCCCGTGGTCGCGGACCTGATAGACGAGTACGCGGGCGCGACGGGAACGACGAGGGCGGGCGACGCCGCCGTCGACTTCGTCCGCGAGTACGCCGGCGTCGTCGTCCCCGAGCAACTGCGTCTGCTCTCGGCGTACGGCGTCGCGCTGGAGAGCCACCTCCAGAACAGCGTCGTGGCGTTCGACGGCGCGCGCCCCGTCGCGACGCTGGTGCGGGACTTCGGCGGCATCCGCGTCCACGGCGGCCGGCTGGCAGAGCGGGGCCTCTCGATGGACCCCTATCCGGAGTCGGATCTCGACGCCGACGGCGAGGGGGACATCCACCGGAAGCTGTACTACGCGCTGTTCCAGAACCACCTCGCAGAACTCGTGGCGGCGGTGGCGGCCGAGCGCTCGGTCGACGAGGCAGACTGCTGGGCGGCGGTCCGCTCGGCGTGCGACGCCGCGTTCGACCGGCTGCTGGCGGATCCAGTCGTCCCGGCCGAGCGGGTCCGGCGCGACCGGGCGGCGCTGTACGCGGACCCGGCGACGCACAAGGCGCTCACGGCGATGCGACTCCGGGGCAAGCGCCACGAGTACGTCACGAGCGACGTGTCGAACCCGCTCGCAGAGGAGTAG
- a CDS encoding NAD(P)/FAD-dependent oxidoreductase, with amino-acid sequence MIGIVGGGIAGLAAAYRLQQRGREVRVFEAGDAVGGLAATYETAGDPLEVFYHHLSKSEETIVDLAEELGIGDRVEWRVGENAYYVDGVVHPLDKPWEIAAFPHLSVYDTFRLTMLTMEIDVRGGVPEFDAYGDITDYEDVPIRDFLIDHTTENVYETFWEPLLDAKFGSRKEDVSAAWLLGRIKFRGERDLLRGEILGYVDGGFGVFLDALVDAVGRENVVTNARVTDLGFEGGAVDSLTVETADGVETHAVDGAVVAAMPNVLEELAGYECAIDFQGTVCSVVSMDEPLTGTYWLNVADDAPFGALIEHTNFVPPERYGGEHLLYVARYVQDPAEDVWQMDDDAVEETWLDGIEDLFPDFDRDSVNWIETARNPRTAPVYERGYLEKVIPYDLGDEVAEGLYYAGMASRAQYPERSLNGGIVAGFEVADRIAETGTRATPTPER; translated from the coding sequence ATGATCGGTATCGTCGGCGGCGGGATCGCGGGGCTAGCGGCGGCTTACCGCCTCCAGCAGCGGGGCCGCGAGGTGCGGGTGTTCGAGGCGGGGGACGCCGTCGGCGGCCTCGCGGCGACCTACGAGACGGCAGGCGATCCCCTCGAAGTCTTCTACCACCACCTCTCGAAGTCCGAGGAGACTATCGTCGATCTGGCCGAGGAACTGGGGATCGGCGACCGCGTCGAGTGGCGCGTCGGCGAGAACGCCTACTACGTCGACGGGGTGGTCCACCCTCTCGACAAGCCCTGGGAGATCGCCGCGTTCCCCCACCTCTCGGTGTACGACACGTTCCGCCTCACGATGCTGACCATGGAGATCGACGTCCGCGGTGGCGTCCCCGAGTTCGACGCTTACGGCGACATCACCGACTACGAGGACGTGCCGATCCGGGACTTCCTGATCGACCACACCACCGAGAACGTGTACGAGACGTTCTGGGAGCCGCTTCTGGACGCAAAGTTCGGCTCCCGCAAGGAGGACGTCAGCGCCGCCTGGTTACTGGGCCGGATCAAGTTCCGCGGCGAGCGCGACCTGCTGCGCGGCGAGATACTGGGGTACGTCGACGGAGGGTTCGGCGTCTTCCTCGACGCCTTGGTCGACGCGGTCGGCCGCGAGAACGTCGTCACGAACGCCCGCGTGACCGACCTCGGGTTCGAAGGCGGGGCGGTCGACTCGCTCACCGTGGAGACCGCAGACGGCGTAGAGACCCACGCGGTCGACGGCGCGGTCGTCGCGGCGATGCCGAACGTGCTGGAGGAACTGGCGGGCTACGAGTGCGCCATCGACTTCCAGGGGACGGTCTGCTCGGTCGTCTCGATGGACGAACCGCTGACCGGTACCTACTGGCTCAACGTCGCCGACGACGCCCCCTTCGGCGCGCTCATCGAGCACACCAACTTCGTCCCGCCCGAGCGCTACGGCGGCGAACACCTGCTCTACGTCGCCCGGTACGTGCAGGACCCCGCGGAGGACGTCTGGCAGATGGACGACGACGCGGTCGAGGAGACGTGGCTCGACGGCATCGAGGACCTCTTCCCCGACTTCGACCGCGACTCGGTGAACTGGATCGAGACCGCCCGGAACCCCCGTACCGCGCCGGTGTACGAGCGGGGCTACCTGGAGAAGGTGATCCCCTACGACCTCGGCGACGAAGTCGCGGAGGGACTGTACTACGCGGGGATGGCCAGCAGGGCGCAGTACCCCGAGCGCAGCCTCAACGGCGGTATCGTCGCCGGGTTCGAGGTCGCGGACCGGATCGCTGAGACGGGGACGCGGGCGACGCCGACGCCCGAGCGCTGA
- a CDS encoding polysaccharide deacetylase family protein yields the protein MAGVAGCFRSNAESSGTTGTAATGSAPADRCGDAAFDGDDPLAVEFDARRRFGCRGELLDGFEDLSVWETYAGRLDAAEGSAYAGSQSARLTAAPDDGRAWIYRKFDSPLDLSDRDLSLAVRLEAPESESVVVQLLAPDRENQIVLSKGVWRAGWMRVDLGPSAVRGDPDLSDVRELRIQLPVGEGDEGRLLVDAVRTTPKPDRGAVMLTFDDNHRTQYETAFPVMDRYGIPGTVGVIHRAVDYDATMSVDEMRELRDAGWDMASHPQLDRSFRQLSPGEGRTAFRESKRWLVDEGFEDGARFLVWPFGKYDADAVSAAARYHYLGFAGGGSPAGARVTEPLVVGRVTGDDPERTAAMIDLAERYNLLTVVRCHTVGVDDDKYVSTEGFERIVEHLDAADVNAVTPSDLWDG from the coding sequence ATGGCCGGCGTCGCGGGATGTTTCAGGTCGAACGCGGAGTCGTCCGGGACGACAGGCACCGCAGCGACGGGATCGGCGCCGGCGGACCGCTGCGGTGACGCGGCGTTCGACGGCGACGACCCCCTCGCGGTCGAGTTCGACGCACGGCGGCGGTTCGGCTGCCGCGGCGAGCTCCTCGACGGGTTCGAGGACCTCTCCGTCTGGGAGACGTACGCCGGCCGTCTCGACGCCGCCGAAGGGAGCGCATACGCCGGGTCGCAGTCCGCGCGGCTGACCGCCGCGCCCGACGACGGCCGGGCCTGGATCTACCGGAAGTTCGACTCGCCGCTCGACCTGTCGGACCGGGACCTGTCGCTCGCCGTCCGGCTGGAGGCCCCGGAGTCCGAGAGCGTGGTCGTCCAGCTGCTCGCCCCGGACCGGGAGAACCAGATCGTCCTCTCGAAGGGCGTCTGGCGGGCGGGCTGGATGCGGGTCGACCTGGGGCCGTCAGCGGTGCGGGGCGACCCCGACCTGTCCGACGTGCGCGAACTCCGGATCCAGCTGCCGGTCGGAGAGGGCGATGAGGGCCGGCTACTGGTCGACGCCGTCCGCACGACGCCGAAACCGGACCGCGGCGCGGTGATGCTGACGTTCGACGACAACCACCGCACGCAGTACGAGACCGCCTTCCCGGTCATGGACCGATACGGGATACCCGGCACCGTCGGCGTGATACACCGGGCCGTCGACTACGACGCGACGATGTCCGTAGACGAGATGCGGGAGCTTCGCGACGCGGGGTGGGACATGGCGAGCCACCCGCAGCTCGACCGGAGCTTCCGCCAGCTATCGCCCGGGGAGGGGCGGACGGCGTTCCGCGAGTCGAAGCGGTGGCTCGTCGACGAGGGGTTCGAGGACGGCGCGCGCTTTCTCGTCTGGCCGTTCGGCAAGTACGACGCGGACGCCGTCTCGGCGGCCGCGCGGTACCACTACCTCGGCTTCGCCGGCGGCGGCAGTCCGGCCGGCGCCCGCGTCACCGAGCCGCTGGTGGTCGGTCGCGTCACCGGCGACGACCCGGAGCGGACGGCGGCGATGATCGACCTCGCGGAGCGGTACAACCTACTCACCGTCGTCCGGTGTCACACCGTCGGCGTCGACGACGACAAGTACGTCTCGACCGAGGGGTTCGAGCGGATCGTCGAGCACCTCGACGCGGCCGACGTGAACGCGGTGACCCCCTCCGACCTCTGGGACGGCTGA
- a CDS encoding homoserine kinase, whose amino-acid sequence MLTVRAPATSANLGSGFDVFGAALDRPADVVRVERAAETTIEVTGAGSHYIPEDPEKNTAGAVAEALDAPARIKIDKGVRPASGLGSSAASAAGAALALNELYDRGLSREELVPVAAEGEALVSGEAHEDNVAPALLGGFTIARGDGVTHVDADIPLVVCLPDIVVSTRDARRVVPESAAVEDVVDTVGRAASLTVGMTRDDPDLVGVGMEDNVVTPARAELIDGYDAVREAALEAGATGVTVSGAGPGVIAACYERRRREVASAMLDAFDDAGIESRAYQTRIADGAELYD is encoded by the coding sequence ATGCTTACAGTCCGCGCTCCCGCGACGAGTGCGAACCTCGGGAGCGGGTTCGACGTGTTCGGGGCGGCGCTCGACCGCCCGGCCGACGTGGTGCGCGTCGAGCGCGCCGCGGAGACGACGATCGAAGTCACGGGCGCCGGCAGCCACTACATCCCGGAGGACCCGGAGAAAAACACCGCCGGCGCCGTCGCAGAGGCGCTCGACGCCCCCGCCCGCATCAAGATCGACAAAGGGGTCCGTCCGGCGTCCGGCCTCGGCTCCTCCGCCGCCAGCGCCGCGGGCGCGGCGCTCGCGCTGAACGAACTCTACGACCGCGGCCTCTCCCGGGAGGAACTCGTCCCGGTCGCGGCGGAGGGCGAGGCGCTCGTCTCCGGCGAGGCCCACGAGGACAACGTCGCCCCCGCCCTGCTCGGCGGGTTCACGATCGCCCGCGGGGACGGCGTCACCCACGTCGACGCCGACATCCCCCTCGTCGTCTGCCTCCCCGACATCGTCGTCTCGACCCGCGACGCCCGCCGCGTCGTCCCCGAGTCCGCCGCCGTGGAAGACGTGGTCGACACCGTCGGCCGCGCCGCCTCGCTCACCGTCGGGATGACCCGCGACGACCCGGACCTGGTCGGCGTGGGAATGGAGGACAACGTCGTCACGCCGGCCCGCGCGGAGCTCATCGACGGCTACGACGCCGTCCGCGAGGCGGCTCTGGAGGCCGGAGCCACGGGCGTCACCGTCAGCGGCGCGGGCCCCGGCGTCATCGCCGCCTGCTACGAGCGCCGCCGGCGCGAGGTCGCGAGCGCGATGCTCGACGCCTTCGACGACGCCGGGATCGAGAGCCGCGCCTACCAGACCCGCATCGCCGACGGCGCCGAGCTGTACGACTGA